A DNA window from Castanea sativa cultivar Marrone di Chiusa Pesio chromosome 7, ASM4071231v1 contains the following coding sequences:
- the LOC142644064 gene encoding uncharacterized protein LOC142644064 — protein MHLPRVPDEIMCRAFPTTLKGTARIWFSRLMPNSISTFKELSAQFASYFIGRHKYKKSTTCLMNIKQHEDETLRSYITRFNKEALSIDEADDKILVAAFTNGLRKGKFLFSLYKNNPKTMSDVLYKATKYMNAEDALLAQEERPKKRERQEDIRQDRGQKMARTRERWEDRCSNPPQESSQIKDEGALTFPDKLKGDPNKRSRDKYCHFHRDHGHDTAKCYDLKQQIEAFIRQGKLKRFVSKERMDPSQEQIPRRENERPRPPIGDIRTIIGGVAASSSSKKACKTYLRMVQNIQLTGFIPKMARIDNLVIEFSEEDA, from the exons ATGCACCTTCCAAGGGTGCCtgatgagatcatgtgcagagcgtTCCCCACCACGCTGAAGGGAACCGCAAGAATTTGGTTCAGTAGGTTAATGCCTAACTCTATTAGTACCTTCAAGGAGTTAAGCGCCCAGTTCGCCTCTTACTTTATCGGAAGGCACAAGTATAAAAAGTCCACTACATGCCTGATGAACATTAAGCAACATGAGGACGAGACACTGAGGTCTTACATAACTCGCTTCAACAAAGAAGCCCTCTCGATCGATGAAGCtgacgacaagatactcgtggccGCCTTCACAAATGGGCTACGGAAGGGTAAGTTTCTGTTCTCCCTATACAAGAACAACCCAAAAACCATGTCAGATGTGCTGTACAAGGCAACCAAGTACATGAATGCGGAAGACGCGTTGCTGGCTCAAGAAGAGAGGCCTAAGAAGAGGGAGAGACAGGAAGACATACGTCAGGATAGGGGGCAGAAGATGGCCAGGACTAGAGAGCGATGGGAGGACAGGTGTTCCAACCCCCCGCAGGAAAGTTCACAA ATCAAAGACGAAGGAGCTCTGACATTCCCCgacaagctgaagggagatcccaataAGAGGTCTAGGGATAAGTACTGCCACTTCCACCGTGACCACGGTCATGATACGGCCAAATGCTATGATttgaagcaacaaatagaaGCATTCATAAGACAAGGAAAGCTGAAGAGGTTTGTTAGCAAAGAAAGAATGGATCCATCACAAGAGCAGATCCCTCGGCGAGAGAATGAGCGTCCTAGGCCGCCCATAGGAGATATAAGAACGATCATAGGAGGTGTTGCAGCCTCTAGTTCTTCCAAAAAGGCCTGTAAGACTTACCTCAGGATGGTTCAAAACATCCAGCTAACAGGCTTCATACCCAAGATGGCACGGATCGACAATCTTGTCATCGAATTCTCAGAAGAAGATGCGTGA